A part of Thermocrinis albus DSM 14484 genomic DNA contains:
- a CDS encoding DUF2203 domain-containing protein produces MEMKVFDLDSARETLVLIKPIVEEINIKREELAQCYARLEEEEDDLERMYLRSHVEDLDSEIRSLFQKIEALGGVIKGIDPILVDFLSFHKNRYIWLCWKEGEDTIMYWHELDEGFAGRKPIDLLEEDL; encoded by the coding sequence ATGGAGATGAAGGTTTTTGATCTGGACTCAGCTCGAGAAACGTTGGTGCTTATAAAACCTATAGTGGAAGAGATAAACATAAAGAGGGAGGAGTTGGCCCAGTGCTACGCAAGACTGGAGGAAGAGGAGGATGATCTGGAAAGAATGTACCTGAGAAGTCACGTAGAGGATCTGGATTCTGAGATACGGTCCCTCTTCCAGAAGATAGAAGCCTTAGGTGGAGTCATAAAGGGTATAGATCCCATACTGGTAGACTTTCTATCCTTTCACAAGAACAGATACATATGGCTGTGTTGGAAAGAGGGAGAGGATACCATCATGTACTGGCACGAGCTGGACGAAGGTTTTGCAGGTAGAAAGCCTATAGATCTCTTAGAAGAGGATCTTTAG
- a CDS encoding radical SAM protein yields MWIKDKGGFLPASLEDIPLDQQLVEELLEGWEIRKRNFGDRVFFHSPGFKHYEVDDFSVKGGPKFVDISITGKQCELMCDHCASKILWHMIPATTPHELMQVAQNLKEKGVEGLLISGGSNKDGVVELYPFLDTMARIKEDLQMLVTCHVGLVDEDLAKGLKEAKVDAVLIDIIGDDETIAQVYKLPHKTTADYDRSLYFLKKYQHHIVPHVIIGLHYGKIKGEYRAIDMISHYDPDALVLVVVMPYYGKARFQLLPPPSPEECAKVILYARKQIPTRPVVIGCARPAGQERVKLDVYALYAGVNGITFPAEGVVTYARQLGIEPVVSPNCCSTVFMLLN; encoded by the coding sequence ATGTGGATAAAAGATAAAGGCGGGTTTTTGCCCGCCTCCCTCGAAGATATACCCCTGGATCAACAGTTAGTGGAAGAACTTTTGGAAGGGTGGGAGATAAGGAAGAGAAACTTCGGTGATAGGGTTTTCTTTCACAGTCCTGGTTTTAAACACTACGAGGTGGATGACTTTTCCGTAAAAGGTGGCCCTAAGTTTGTGGACATATCTATAACAGGAAAGCAGTGTGAGCTTATGTGTGATCACTGTGCTTCAAAGATACTCTGGCACATGATACCTGCCACCACACCCCATGAGCTGATGCAGGTAGCACAGAACCTTAAGGAGAAGGGAGTAGAAGGACTGCTGATATCGGGTGGTTCCAACAAAGATGGCGTTGTGGAACTCTACCCCTTCCTAGATACCATGGCTCGCATAAAGGAAGATCTCCAGATGCTGGTAACATGCCACGTAGGTTTGGTGGATGAGGATCTGGCGAAGGGTCTTAAGGAAGCAAAAGTTGACGCAGTGTTGATAGACATAATAGGTGATGATGAAACGATAGCTCAGGTTTACAAGTTACCCCATAAAACAACGGCAGACTACGACAGATCTCTGTATTTTCTCAAAAAGTACCAGCACCATATAGTACCTCACGTAATAATAGGTCTGCATTACGGTAAGATAAAAGGTGAGTACAGAGCTATAGACATGATATCCCATTACGACCCTGATGCTCTTGTTTTAGTAGTAGTGATGCCTTACTATGGAAAGGCCAGATTTCAACTCCTTCCACCACCATCTCCCGAAGAGTGTGCCAAGGTTATACTTTATGCCCGTAAGCAGATACCTACCAGGCCTGTGGTTATAGGTTGTGCACGGCCCGCAGGTCAAGAGAGGGTAAAGTTAGATGTGTACGCCCTCTATGCGGGGGTTAACGGTATAACCTTCCCTGCCGAAGGCGTGGTTACTTACGCGCGACAGCTAGGTATTGAACCTGTAGTGTCTCCTAACTGTTGCTCCACCGTCTTTATGCTTTTAAATTAG
- a CDS encoding glycine cleavage system protein H has translation MAVVNGCLIPEDLYYDVDAEANAFTWAKDNGDGTWTIGLTSVAAAMAGRLVAYTPKKPGRTVERRKSVATIESGKWVGPVPTPLTGEIVEVNEALKSNPALVNDDPYGQGWIARIKPTNLEEVKLLLTGQAAVDALSKVANEKGIKCG, from the coding sequence ATGGCGGTAGTTAACGGATGCCTCATACCTGAGGACCTATACTACGACGTGGATGCCGAGGCCAACGCCTTCACGTGGGCCAAGGACAACGGTGACGGTACGTGGACTATAGGCCTCACCTCTGTAGCAGCTGCTATGGCGGGTAGGTTGGTGGCTTACACACCCAAGAAGCCGGGTAGAACCGTAGAGAGGAGGAAGAGCGTTGCCACTATAGAGAGCGGTAAGTGGGTTGGCCCTGTACCTACACCTCTAACAGGTGAGATAGTGGAAGTTAACGAAGCTCTGAAGTCTAACCCTGCTCTCGTCAACGATGACCCTTACGGGCAAGGTTGGATAGCGCGTATAAAACCCACCAACTTGGAAGAAGTGAAGCTACTTCTTACCGGACAGGCAGCGGTGGATGCCCTCTCTAAGGTGGCCAACGAGAAGGGTATCAAATGTGGATAA
- a CDS encoding DsrE family protein, whose amino-acid sequence MKVIILMTSGPRTPWRCASPFYIAALMAANEADVEMFFNMDGTRLLKKGVAERLLPAEPNCLSPNGKKLKTVYDFMKDAKQAGVRFFSCKQAIDSLGYKPEDLIPELDGVVPASEFALRALEADKVLVF is encoded by the coding sequence ATGAAGGTGATAATCTTGATGACCAGCGGACCGAGGACCCCTTGGAGATGTGCCTCTCCTTTTTACATAGCTGCTCTTATGGCAGCCAACGAAGCTGATGTAGAGATGTTTTTCAACATGGATGGTACCAGACTGCTGAAAAAAGGGGTAGCCGAACGTTTGCTGCCGGCGGAACCAAACTGTCTTAGTCCTAACGGTAAGAAGCTGAAAACGGTCTATGACTTTATGAAGGATGCTAAACAGGCAGGTGTGAGGTTCTTCTCTTGCAAGCAAGCTATAGACTCTTTGGGTTATAAGCCCGAAGATCTCATACCTGAGCTGGATGGTGTAGTGCCAGCCAGCGAGTTTGCCCTCAGGGCTCTAGAGGCTGATAAAGTGCTGGTTTTTTAA
- a CDS encoding thioredoxin family protein, whose amino-acid sequence MAAKDKHVILLVSQWCATCPDADALWRKLQAEYGFKYEVLDVAQPEGRMWAKKLVVRAVPSTIIDGKLVFVGVPDEAEARKAIES is encoded by the coding sequence ATGGCGGCGAAGGACAAGCATGTGATACTCTTAGTATCACAGTGGTGTGCCACATGCCCCGATGCCGATGCTCTTTGGAGGAAACTACAAGCGGAGTACGGTTTTAAGTACGAAGTGCTAGACGTAGCTCAGCCTGAAGGTAGGATGTGGGCAAAGAAGCTGGTGGTGAGGGCTGTTCCTTCCACCATAATAGACGGGAAGCTGGTCTTTGTGGGTGTTCCTGACGAGGCAGAAGCGAGGAAGGCTATAGAGTCATGA
- a CDS encoding glycine cleavage system protein H: MGLEGGHVQREEWEYNGCIIPLDLYYEIDTQTWVKVNEDGTVTMGLTDVGQVRAGRLLHARIKEPGKFIKKGKPVASLESGKWAGPINAVVEGEVVERNEKVLEQPDIINYDPYGEGWIVKLKPVDLERDLRDLLFGPQAIEKMKEYIDEWDIICMRCT; this comes from the coding sequence GTGGGTCTGGAAGGCGGGCATGTCCAGAGAGAGGAGTGGGAGTACAACGGTTGCATAATACCCCTAGATCTCTACTACGAGATAGATACTCAAACATGGGTTAAGGTGAACGAAGATGGTACTGTGACCATGGGTCTCACTGATGTAGGACAAGTGAGAGCAGGTAGGCTTCTACATGCCCGCATAAAAGAACCCGGGAAGTTTATAAAGAAGGGTAAGCCGGTGGCATCCTTAGAAAGTGGCAAATGGGCGGGTCCCATCAACGCTGTGGTGGAAGGTGAGGTTGTTGAAAGAAACGAAAAGGTTCTAGAACAGCCCGACATCATCAACTATGATCCGTACGGTGAGGGTTGGATAGTGAAACTCAAGCCTGTGGATCTGGAGAGGGATTTAAGGGATCTCCTCTTCGGTCCACAGGCCATAGAAAAGATGAAGGAGTACATAGATGAGTGGGATATAATCTGTATGAGGTGTACATAA
- a CDS encoding CoB--CoM heterodisulfide reductase iron-sulfur subunit B family protein, producing the protein MGVIGKRVAYYPGCSLEGAARAYDVSTRIVAKELGLELDYLEDYNCCGAMESKNVTFMGTMLLNARNMVLARRQGHDVIVAPCNGCSFSLQRAEYFLETDQKVYERVNSLLREAGLDPLDKIPHTYHILEWFYHEAGPEKVREKTRKPLKGLKVANYYGCLYTRPHFYARTYAHAGGQEEDARPRKRETADDDEHPYYMNALLEAAGATSVPFEPMHTQCCGGPHSLSDEQVSEKFVMMILQTAKRNGADIIATECPLCHASLEMYRHRLMMKGVPDVDIPAAYFTQLLGLAFGYSANDVKLKDNLSDPIPVLKRLGLV; encoded by the coding sequence ATGGGTGTAATAGGAAAGAGAGTGGCGTACTATCCTGGATGTTCCTTGGAGGGTGCTGCAAGAGCCTACGATGTTTCCACAAGGATAGTGGCGAAGGAGTTGGGACTTGAGTTGGACTATCTGGAAGACTACAACTGCTGCGGTGCCATGGAATCCAAAAACGTAACCTTTATGGGGACTATGCTCCTCAATGCCAGAAACATGGTACTGGCACGCAGGCAAGGGCACGACGTCATAGTGGCTCCCTGCAACGGTTGTTCTTTCTCCCTTCAGAGAGCCGAGTACTTCCTGGAGACAGATCAGAAAGTATACGAGAGAGTAAACAGCCTTCTGAGAGAGGCTGGTTTGGACCCCCTAGACAAGATACCCCACACCTATCACATACTGGAGTGGTTCTACCACGAGGCAGGTCCGGAAAAAGTCAGGGAGAAGACAAGAAAACCCTTGAAGGGTCTTAAAGTGGCCAACTATTATGGTTGTCTCTACACCAGACCTCACTTTTATGCTAGGACCTACGCTCACGCAGGGGGTCAGGAGGAAGACGCCAGGCCCCGTAAGAGAGAAACAGCCGACGATGACGAACATCCGTACTATATGAATGCCCTCTTGGAGGCTGCGGGAGCCACCAGTGTGCCTTTTGAACCTATGCACACTCAGTGTTGCGGTGGTCCTCACTCCCTGTCCGACGAACAGGTCTCAGAGAAGTTCGTCATGATGATTCTTCAGACAGCCAAAAGGAACGGTGCTGACATCATAGCTACCGAGTGCCCTCTGTGCCACGCATCTTTGGAGATGTACCGTCACAGGTTGATGATGAAGGGAGTTCCCGACGTGGATATACCCGCTGCGTACTTTACACAGCTCCTTGGGCTTGCCTTCGGTTACAGCGCCAACGATGTAAAACTGAAAGACAATCTCTCGGATCCTATCCCTGTTCTGAAGAGACTCGGTCTAGTGTAA
- a CDS encoding 4Fe-4S dicluster domain-containing protein translates to MAIHERSLVEPERILRKDRLVIDGVDVSGDWNLIILPRVIDDYDLDFAKEVMNAPDGKTIVNCYQCSYCTASCPVHNYWDERYNPRHFIYLARLGMVDELQKRADVMWRCVSCHKCTHRCPKGVLVEEVLKVILRVMAKKGLIDEYPSKKFDKFFTETVLEYGRIEDGELLFGWIEKQGYKVVKDPILKKPIPFIGETPEWLKQLTVKPIKSMNIGFLVLNAKHMLFHPRTKNWNRFKQVLRKVMQEEGALT, encoded by the coding sequence ATGGCTATTCACGAAAGGAGCTTGGTAGAACCTGAGAGGATCTTAAGAAAAGATAGGTTGGTTATAGACGGTGTGGACGTTTCAGGTGATTGGAACCTCATCATACTACCTAGGGTTATAGACGATTACGATCTAGATTTTGCAAAGGAGGTAATGAACGCTCCCGATGGTAAAACGATAGTTAACTGCTATCAGTGTTCCTACTGTACGGCATCCTGTCCTGTACACAACTACTGGGACGAACGTTACAATCCTAGACATTTCATCTATTTGGCTCGTTTGGGAATGGTAGATGAGCTTCAAAAGAGAGCAGACGTAATGTGGAGGTGTGTTTCCTGTCACAAGTGTACTCACAGATGTCCCAAAGGTGTTCTCGTGGAAGAGGTCTTAAAGGTCATACTGCGTGTTATGGCCAAGAAAGGACTGATAGATGAGTATCCTTCTAAAAAGTTCGATAAGTTCTTTACAGAAACTGTGTTGGAGTACGGTAGAATAGAAGATGGAGAGCTGCTGTTTGGCTGGATTGAGAAACAAGGTTACAAAGTGGTGAAGGATCCCATCCTTAAGAAGCCTATACCCTTCATAGGTGAGACTCCCGAATGGCTCAAACAACTTACTGTAAAACCCATCAAGTCTATGAACATAGGCTTCCTTGTTCTGAACGCTAAGCATATGCTGTTCCACCCTAGAACCAAGAACTGGAACAGGTTCAAACAAGTTTTGAGAAAAGTTATGCAGGAAGAAGGAGCATTGACATGA